A single genomic interval of Lathyrus oleraceus cultivar Zhongwan6 chromosome 7, CAAS_Psat_ZW6_1.0, whole genome shotgun sequence harbors:
- the LOC127104956 gene encoding secreted RxLR effector protein 161-like translates to MDDVDAKMLKQLVGSMRYFCNTIPDICYAIGMVSGFMSKSKWSHYEAIVRILRYIKGTLKYGALFLSGADNGSELLSYSDFDWCGDKVDKRSTSRYLFKFLASLISWCSKKKPIVALSTCEAEYIAGVVTSCQTVWLLNLLQDLKIKVNKPLKLMIYNKFIINLAKNPVLHGISKHIETKYHFMRNRVQNGVLEVVHCSIQK, encoded by the coding sequence ATGGATGATGTAGATGCGAAAATGTTAAAGCAATTAGTAGGGTCTATGAGGTATTTTTGTAATACCATACCTGATATTTGCTATGCAATTGGAATGGTGAGTGGGTTTATGAGTAAATCGAAGTGGTCTCATTACGAAGCTATTGTTAGAATTCTGAGGTATAtaaagggaactctgaagtatggagctttgttcctttctggtgCTGATAATGGCTCAGAACTTCTGAGCTACTCAGATtttgattggtgtggagacaaaGTTGACAAAAGAAGTACTTCTAGATATTTGTTTAAGTTTCTGGCAAGTCttatttcttggtgttccaagaagaAACCAATTGTTGCTTTGTCAACTTGTGAAGCAGAATATATTGCAGGTGTTGTGACTTCATGTCAAACTGTGTGGCTTCTGAATTTACTGCAGGATCTAAAGATcaaagtaaacaaacctctgaagtTGATGATTTATAACAAATTTATAATCAATCTTGCCAAGAACCCAGTGCTGCATGGGAtaagcaagcatattgagactaaATATCACTTTATGAGAAATCGGGTTCAgaatggagtgctagaagttgTGCATTGTAGCATCCAGAAGTAA
- the LOC127107420 gene encoding beta-glucosidase 11 isoform X1 produces MSNSFAVNLLGAILLVSIASVANALTKSDFPPHFLFGASTSAYQVEGAANEDGRKPSIWDTFANADNGGKFKGNGDIACDQYHKYKDDVKLMAKMGLDAYRFSISWSRLIPDGKGPINPKGLDYYNNLIDELASKGIQPHVTLYHWDLPQVLEDEYGGWVSRRIIKDFTAYADVCFRAFGDRVKHWTTVNEGNACSIVGYGTGVLQPQRCSSSSISNCSKGNSSTEPYLVTHHMLLAHASAAKLYRTKYKAKQRGFIGFNLIVIGFVPLTNTSEDIIATQRARDFYIGWFLNPFIFGEYPDVMKKNVGSRLPYFTTKESNLVKGSIDFLGINFYYAYIVNNNAKSLQKKERDYTSDTAVDIRIYFSNDTSSYEIPVIPGILEDELHSLKNDYGNFPIYIHESGQQTSRNSSLDDWSRVKSMHVYIGSLLDMLRNGLNIRGYFVWAFLDVFELLYGYEKSFGLYYIDLKDPTLRRQPKLSSVWYSNFLNNRTMDSKISMKIEENSFLLSPNPPLMHATT; encoded by the exons ATGTCTAATTCCTTTGCAGTGAATTTGTTAGGTGCAATTTTATTGGTATCAATAGCTTCTGTTGCTAATGCTCTGACCAAAAGTGATTTCCCTCCTCACTTCTTGTTTGGTGCTTCAACTTCTGCTTATCAG GTTGAAGGTGCAGCAAATGAAGATGGAAGGAAACCAAGCATATGGGATACCTTTGCAAACGCTGACAATG GAGGGAAATTCAAGGGAAATGGTGACATTGCATGTGATCAATATCACAAATATAAG GATGATGTCAAACTCATGGCAAAAATGGGCTTAGATGCCTACAGATTTTCCATATCATGGTCAAGACTTATTCCAG ATGGTAAAGGGCCAATAAATCCTAAGGGATTGGACTATTACAACAACCTTATCGATGAACTTGCAAGCAAAG GAATCCAACCGCATGTTACATTGTATCATTGGGATCTACCACAAGTACTTGAAGATGAATATGGAGGATGGGTTAGCCGAAGAATTAT AAAAGACTTCACAGCATACGCTGATGTCTGCTTTAGAGCATTTGGAGATAGAGTTAAACATTGGACTACAGTGAACGAAGGAAACGCGTGTTCAATTGTGGGATATGGTACAGGAGTTTTACAGCCTCAAAGGTGTTCATCTTCCTCTATATCTAACTGCTCCAAAGGCAATTCTTCAACTGAACCATATTTGGTAACTCATCATATGTTGTTAGCACATGCCTCAGCTGCAAAACTTTATAGGACAAAGTACAAG GCCAAGCAAAGGGGATTTATCGGTTTTAATCTCATTGTTATTGGTTTTGTTCCACTAACAAATACTAGTGAAGACATAATTGCCACTCAAAGAGCACGAGACTTCTATATTGGGTG GTTTCTAAATCCCTTCATTTTTGGAGAATATCCCGACGTCATGAAAAAGAATGTTGGTTCAAGGCTTCCTTACTTCACCACCAAGGAATCAAATTTGGTTAAGGGCTCAATTGATTTTCTTGGAATAAATTTCTACTATGCATATATTGTTAATAACAACGCGAAAAGCCTGCAGAAAAAGGAGAGAGATTACACATCAGATACCGCTGTAGATATTAGAA TATACTTTTCAAATGATACGTCTTCATACGAG ATTCCAGTTATACCCGGAATTTTGGAAGATGAACTTCATTCATTGAAGAATGATTATGGAAATTTTCCAATTTACATTCATGAAAGTG GTCAACAAACAAGTAGGAATTCATCTTTAGATGATTGGTCAAGGGTGAAGTCTATGCATGTATACATAGGGAGCTTGCTTGATATGTTAAG GAATGGATTGAATATAAGAGGCTACTTTGTATGGGCCTTTTTGGATGTATTTGAGTTGCTATATGGATATGAAAAAAGTTTTGGCTTATATTACATAGATTTGAAAGATCCAACTTTGAGGAGGCAACCTAAACTTTCTTCTGTGTGGTATTCAAATTTTCTAAACAACAGAACTATGGACTCAAAGATTAGCATGAAAATTGAGGAGAATTCATTTCTACTTTCCCCCAACCCTCCCTTGATGCATGCTACCACTTAA
- the LOC127107420 gene encoding beta-glucosidase 11 isoform X2: MAKMGLDAYRFSISWSRLIPDGKGPINPKGLDYYNNLIDELASKGIQPHVTLYHWDLPQVLEDEYGGWVSRRIIKDFTAYADVCFRAFGDRVKHWTTVNEGNACSIVGYGTGVLQPQRCSSSSISNCSKGNSSTEPYLVTHHMLLAHASAAKLYRTKYKAKQRGFIGFNLIVIGFVPLTNTSEDIIATQRARDFYIGWFLNPFIFGEYPDVMKKNVGSRLPYFTTKESNLVKGSIDFLGINFYYAYIVNNNAKSLQKKERDYTSDTAVDIRIYFSNDTSSYEIPVIPGILEDELHSLKNDYGNFPIYIHESGQQTSRNSSLDDWSRVKSMHVYIGSLLDMLRNGLNIRGYFVWAFLDVFELLYGYEKSFGLYYIDLKDPTLRRQPKLSSVWYSNFLNNRTMDSKISMKIEENSFLLSPNPPLMHATT; the protein is encoded by the exons ATGGCAAAAATGGGCTTAGATGCCTACAGATTTTCCATATCATGGTCAAGACTTATTCCAG ATGGTAAAGGGCCAATAAATCCTAAGGGATTGGACTATTACAACAACCTTATCGATGAACTTGCAAGCAAAG GAATCCAACCGCATGTTACATTGTATCATTGGGATCTACCACAAGTACTTGAAGATGAATATGGAGGATGGGTTAGCCGAAGAATTAT AAAAGACTTCACAGCATACGCTGATGTCTGCTTTAGAGCATTTGGAGATAGAGTTAAACATTGGACTACAGTGAACGAAGGAAACGCGTGTTCAATTGTGGGATATGGTACAGGAGTTTTACAGCCTCAAAGGTGTTCATCTTCCTCTATATCTAACTGCTCCAAAGGCAATTCTTCAACTGAACCATATTTGGTAACTCATCATATGTTGTTAGCACATGCCTCAGCTGCAAAACTTTATAGGACAAAGTACAAG GCCAAGCAAAGGGGATTTATCGGTTTTAATCTCATTGTTATTGGTTTTGTTCCACTAACAAATACTAGTGAAGACATAATTGCCACTCAAAGAGCACGAGACTTCTATATTGGGTG GTTTCTAAATCCCTTCATTTTTGGAGAATATCCCGACGTCATGAAAAAGAATGTTGGTTCAAGGCTTCCTTACTTCACCACCAAGGAATCAAATTTGGTTAAGGGCTCAATTGATTTTCTTGGAATAAATTTCTACTATGCATATATTGTTAATAACAACGCGAAAAGCCTGCAGAAAAAGGAGAGAGATTACACATCAGATACCGCTGTAGATATTAGAA TATACTTTTCAAATGATACGTCTTCATACGAG ATTCCAGTTATACCCGGAATTTTGGAAGATGAACTTCATTCATTGAAGAATGATTATGGAAATTTTCCAATTTACATTCATGAAAGTG GTCAACAAACAAGTAGGAATTCATCTTTAGATGATTGGTCAAGGGTGAAGTCTATGCATGTATACATAGGGAGCTTGCTTGATATGTTAAG GAATGGATTGAATATAAGAGGCTACTTTGTATGGGCCTTTTTGGATGTATTTGAGTTGCTATATGGATATGAAAAAAGTTTTGGCTTATATTACATAGATTTGAAAGATCCAACTTTGAGGAGGCAACCTAAACTTTCTTCTGTGTGGTATTCAAATTTTCTAAACAACAGAACTATGGACTCAAAGATTAGCATGAAAATTGAGGAGAATTCATTTCTACTTTCCCCCAACCCTCCCTTGATGCATGCTACCACTTAA